Proteins encoded in a region of the Bubalus bubalis isolate 160015118507 breed Murrah chromosome 9, NDDB_SH_1, whole genome shotgun sequence genome:
- the MARCHF2 gene encoding E3 ubiquitin-protein ligase MARCHF2 isoform X2: protein MTTGDCCHLPGSLCDCSDSPAFSKVVEATGLGPPQYVAQVTSRDGRLLSTVIRALDTPSDGPFCRICHEGANGESLLSPCGCTGTLGAVHKSCLERWLSSSNTSYCELCHTEFAVEKRSRSLTEWLKDPGPRTEKRTLCCDVVCFLFITPLAAISGWLCLRGAQDHLRLHSHLEALGLIALTIALFTIYVLWTLVSFRYHCQLYSEWRRTNQKVRLKMQADGSEGSQHSPLAAGLLKKVAEETPV, encoded by the exons ATGACGACGGGTGACTGTTGTCACCTCCCCGGCTCCCTGTGTGACTGCTCCGACAGCCCTGCCTTCTCCAAGGTCGTGGAGGCCACAGGCCTCGGACCACCCCAGTATGTGGCCCAGGTGACTTCAAGGGACGGCCGGCTCCTCTCGACTGTCATCCGGGCCTTGGACACACCAAG CGATGGTCCCTTCTGCCGGATCTGCCATGAGGGGGCAAATGGGGAGAGCCTACTGTCTCCATGTGGGTGCACTGGCACGCTGGGCGCTGTGCACAAGAGCTGTCTGGAGAGGTGGCTTTCCTCATCCAACACCAGCTACTGCGAGCTGTGCCATACAGAGTTTGCAGTGGAGAAGCGGTCCAGATCTCTCACAGAG TGGCTGAAGGACCCCGGGCCTCGGACAGAGAAGCGGACGCTGTGCTGTGATGTGGTGTGCTTCCTGTTCATCACGCCACTGGCCGCTATTTCAGGCTGGCTGTGCCTGCGGGGGGCCCAGGACCACCTCCGGCTCCACAGCCATCTGGAGGCCTTGGGGCTGATCGCCCTCACCATTGCCCTCTTCACCATCTATGTCCTCTGGACGCTG GTCTCATTCCGCTACCATTGCCAGCTGTACTCCGAGTGGAGAAGGACCAACCAGAAAGTGCGCCTGAAGATGCAGGCTGATGGCTCCGAGGGCAGCCAGCACTCCCCGCTGGCGGCCGGACTCCTGAAGAAGGTGGCTGAGGAAACACCCGTGTGA
- the MARCHF2 gene encoding E3 ubiquitin-protein ligase MARCHF2 isoform X1 → MTTGDCCHLPGSLCDCSDSPAFSKVVEATGLGPPQYVAQVTSRDGRLLSTVIRALDTPRHTKKQTEALPCCGGSPVLGPLQVFALPEPSDGPFCRICHEGANGESLLSPCGCTGTLGAVHKSCLERWLSSSNTSYCELCHTEFAVEKRSRSLTEWLKDPGPRTEKRTLCCDVVCFLFITPLAAISGWLCLRGAQDHLRLHSHLEALGLIALTIALFTIYVLWTLVSFRYHCQLYSEWRRTNQKVRLKMQADGSEGSQHSPLAAGLLKKVAEETPV, encoded by the exons ATGACGACGGGTGACTGTTGTCACCTCCCCGGCTCCCTGTGTGACTGCTCCGACAGCCCTGCCTTCTCCAAGGTCGTGGAGGCCACAGGCCTCGGACCACCCCAGTATGTGGCCCAGGTGACTTCAAGGGACGGCCGGCTCCTCTCGACTGTCATCCGGGCCTTGGACACACCAAG ACATACAAAGAAGCAGACGGAAGCCTTGCCGTGTTGTGGAGGGAGCCCAGTGCTGGGCCCCTTACAGGTCTTTGCCTTGCCTGAGCCCAG CGATGGTCCCTTCTGCCGGATCTGCCATGAGGGGGCAAATGGGGAGAGCCTACTGTCTCCATGTGGGTGCACTGGCACGCTGGGCGCTGTGCACAAGAGCTGTCTGGAGAGGTGGCTTTCCTCATCCAACACCAGCTACTGCGAGCTGTGCCATACAGAGTTTGCAGTGGAGAAGCGGTCCAGATCTCTCACAGAG TGGCTGAAGGACCCCGGGCCTCGGACAGAGAAGCGGACGCTGTGCTGTGATGTGGTGTGCTTCCTGTTCATCACGCCACTGGCCGCTATTTCAGGCTGGCTGTGCCTGCGGGGGGCCCAGGACCACCTCCGGCTCCACAGCCATCTGGAGGCCTTGGGGCTGATCGCCCTCACCATTGCCCTCTTCACCATCTATGTCCTCTGGACGCTG GTCTCATTCCGCTACCATTGCCAGCTGTACTCCGAGTGGAGAAGGACCAACCAGAAAGTGCGCCTGAAGATGCAGGCTGATGGCTCCGAGGGCAGCCAGCACTCCCCGCTGGCGGCCGGACTCCTGAAGAAGGTGGCTGAGGAAACACCCGTGTGA
- the MARCHF2 gene encoding E3 ubiquitin-protein ligase MARCHF2 isoform X3, with the protein MTTGDCCHLPGSLCDCSDSPAFSKVVEATGLGPPQYVAQVTSRDGRLLSTVIRALDTPRHTKKQTEALPCCGGSPVLGPLQVFALPEPSDGPFCRICHEGANGESLLSPCGCTGTLGAVHKSCLERWLSSSNTSYCELCHTEFAVEKRSRSLTEWLKDPGPRTEKRTLCCDVVCFLFITPLAAISGWLCLRGAQDHLRLHSHLEALGLIALTIALFTIYVLWTLI; encoded by the exons ATGACGACGGGTGACTGTTGTCACCTCCCCGGCTCCCTGTGTGACTGCTCCGACAGCCCTGCCTTCTCCAAGGTCGTGGAGGCCACAGGCCTCGGACCACCCCAGTATGTGGCCCAGGTGACTTCAAGGGACGGCCGGCTCCTCTCGACTGTCATCCGGGCCTTGGACACACCAAG ACATACAAAGAAGCAGACGGAAGCCTTGCCGTGTTGTGGAGGGAGCCCAGTGCTGGGCCCCTTACAGGTCTTTGCCTTGCCTGAGCCCAG CGATGGTCCCTTCTGCCGGATCTGCCATGAGGGGGCAAATGGGGAGAGCCTACTGTCTCCATGTGGGTGCACTGGCACGCTGGGCGCTGTGCACAAGAGCTGTCTGGAGAGGTGGCTTTCCTCATCCAACACCAGCTACTGCGAGCTGTGCCATACAGAGTTTGCAGTGGAGAAGCGGTCCAGATCTCTCACAGAG TGGCTGAAGGACCCCGGGCCTCGGACAGAGAAGCGGACGCTGTGCTGTGATGTGGTGTGCTTCCTGTTCATCACGCCACTGGCCGCTATTTCAGGCTGGCTGTGCCTGCGGGGGGCCCAGGACCACCTCCGGCTCCACAGCCATCTGGAGGCCTTGGGGCTGATCGCCCTCACCATTGCCCTCTTCACCATCTATGTCCTCTGGACGCTG atttga